TGAGCTTAGGCTAAATGCATGGCTGATTCACATCCTAGCTTACAAAATGCTAGAATAATACAAAAATGCTCTAGAAtctaccataaaataaaatagaacctCTCCAAACCATTTAGCATATAGTAGAATTCATTTTCAATACTTAAGCCATATATTCCTTGTTATTGAAATTCTAGAAAACTAAAAACCAACGATAAAAGAAAtcccttcaaattaaatttattgacaaAACTTTTCTAATGGAAGAACACTACTTACACGGCCTGAGTAGTAATTGGCAAGCAGCAAGATAGAGACTTCAAGAGGTTAATGATTCAAGTAAAGCCAGGCTCGCACCCCCGCCAGCATCAACAAACCTCATCATTCTTGATAACACCACAGGCATTGCATTCCAATAAATTTGATGGCTTCGCAtcaggaggaggaagaggagctAGTGTACCCCAGCAATTATTTCGATTACACATGTATCTCAAAAAGAAATAGGCATGAGGAAAGTCAGCGCTATTATCATTGTCGATTTCTTCACCATTAGATTCGGCCTCCATTGGCTCATCGACATCCTCCTCCATCACCTCATTATCATCACCATCAGCCTCGTCATCAGACCAGGTAGCTTCGACCTTACAGCGATCACAGTCACAGGTAAATCCATAGTCCTCAAGCAATCTTTTCCGTCTAGTGGAGTAATTACTGTTTACAGGAAAATAACTCAAACAAATCTCCCGTCCTTGCGGAACATCATGAATCATTCTAACAACAATATCAGTGTTCCCACTATTATTCGTATCAACATAATCAAACCTACAAGCATTTGGAAGGCAATCGTGATTAAAAAGAGATGCCTTAGGATAAATACCGTAAGCCCTCACCGATCTTTGCCCACCATTCTCTTCATTAAGATTCAAAGGCTCCATTAATCCGAAAGCATTAAATCTGTCTTTCGCAACCAAAGCCG
This genomic interval from Populus alba chromosome 1, ASM523922v2, whole genome shotgun sequence contains the following:
- the LOC118042053 gene encoding histone-lysine N-methyltransferase ASHR2, with amino-acid sequence MSVGVNTETLVRVEEIQGRGRGLVSTQPLRGGQIVLVDSPILLYSALPLTKQQHSTFLYCDKCFKTIQSASVSCPTCSHQRFCSPTCLSAALASSHTPWVCQSLSRLRDCQDFLQHHSVERQIQAQFLVAAYNLAFVSPSDFQILLSLQGRAEDEDRAVVQSLHSVISSLCPPPPIEGFSFSLELIAALVAKDRFNAFGLMEPLNLNEENGGQRSVRAYGIYPKASLFNHDCLPNACRFDYVDTNNSGNTDIVVRMIHDVPQGREICLSYFPVNSNYSTRRKRLLEDYGFTCDCDRCKVEATWSDDEADGDDNEVMEEDVDEPMEAESNGEEIDNDNSADFPHAYFFLRYMCNRNNCWGTLAPLPPPDAKPSNLLECNACGVIKNDEVC